A window of the Nyctibius grandis isolate bNycGra1 chromosome 9, bNycGra1.pri, whole genome shotgun sequence genome harbors these coding sequences:
- the MARCO gene encoding macrophage receptor MARCO, giving the protein MNTKDTYGEDGNSSDMNNFSISDKIGFASAATTTFQISEPRSQSKPSACCARAALGVYLLLLTAGQVLLAYKVFKMQQEILKFQEQNTSYTEEILESSFANKLLLERHSAEKRMGHEENWRRSLEEEVTIIKSSNANLMMMMKNITLVAGPPGHKGDPGPPGLQGPPGTKGDRGIQGLHGLQGAKGSKGDPGTPGSSGEPGMRGEKGEMGLTGVQGQKGEMGKKGDPGPRGPMGPQGQQGVPGLPGFNGSMGEPGRPGQKGEAGVTGQHGPMGTPGIEGRPGQKGEKGDRGPSGSSGIPGTAGLKGEKGDSGVTGPPGQKGTKGDQGSPGIPGLTGQKGSKGDYGSQGLKGEPGVKGEKGDRGSSGSPGTKGSKGEKGEGNFKHLIRIAGGGRRGRVEIFHQGSWGTICDDGWSTVDANVVCRMLGYYRATAAFTAAGGTGQIWLDDVNCSGNEHSIFDCPKPDWGVNNCSHSEDAGVECI; this is encoded by the exons AGCCTCGAAGCCAAAGCAAGCCATCCGCATGCTGTGCTCGGGCAGCCCTTGGCGtctacctgctgctgctgacagccGGCCAAGTGCTGCTGGCATACAAAG TGTTTAAGATGCAGCAAGAGATATTGAAATTCCAAGAACAAAATACCTCCTATACAGAAGAGATTCTGGAAAGCTCCTTTGCCAACAAACTGCTTTTGGAAAGGCACTCTGCAGAGAAGCGCATGGGACATGAAGAAAACTGGAGGAGAAGCTTAGAAGAGGAAGTCACCataattaaaagcagcaatgcaaacctgatgatgatgatgaagaacATCACCCTGGTTGCAG ggCCTCCTGGACACAAAGGAGATCCTGGTCCACCAG GGCTACAGGGACCACCGGGGACAAAGGGAGACCGAGGAATCCAAG GCTTACATGGACTGCAGGGTGCGAAGGGGAGCAAAGGAGATCCTGGTACTCCTGGCAGCAGTGGTGAACCAGgaatgagaggagaaaaaggagagatggGGCTCACAG GTGTCCAAGGACAGAAAGGTGAAATGGGCAAGAAGGGAGACCCCGGGCCCCGTGGACCCATGGGTCCTCAGGGACAGCAGGGAGTCCCAGGGCTGCCGGGTTTCAATG GTAGCATGGGGGAGCCTGGACGGCCTGGGCAGAAAGGAGAAGCAG GTGTAACTGGACAACATGGACCCATGGGAACTCCTGGCATCGAAGGCAGACCTGGTCagaaaggggagaagggggaTCGTGGGCCCAGTGGTAGTTCAG GAATACCAGGCACTGCGGGACTCAAAGGTGAAAAGGGAGACAGTGGAGTAACAG GTCCTCCAGGGCAAAAGGGAACAAAGGGAGACCAGGGCTCGCCAG GCATCCCAGGTCTAACTGGTCAAAAAGGAAGCAAGGGTGATTACGGCAGTCAAGGTCTAAAAGGTGAACCGGGagttaaaggagaaaagggagaccGTGGATCCTCTG GTTCCCCAGGAACGAAAGGGAGCAAAGGTGAAAAGGGAGAAG GCAACTTCAAGCATTTAATACGAATTGcgggagggggcaggaggggccgCGTGGAAATCTTTCACCAAGGGTCCTGGGGAACAATATGTGACGATGGCTGGAGCACCGTAGATGCCAATGTGGTCTGCCGAATGCTGGGATACTACCGTGCGACCGCTGCCTTCACAGCTGCAGGAG GCACTGGACAGATTTGGCTTGATGATGTGAATTGCAGCGGGAATGAACATTCAATTTTCGACTGTCCAAAGCCCGACTGGGGTGTGAACAACTGCTCCCACAGCGAGGACGCTGGGGTGGAGTGCATTTGA